TTGTCTTTCTTTTATGCTTCCTCTCTGGCTCTCACATGGAGCCAAGACAAGGAATTCAACCAGGCTAAGAACTATGAGGGATCTTCTAATCTAGTGGACCTTCAATACCACATGGGTCCTGTCCTGTCTTCTACTATCAACCTCTACATAATCTGGTATGGTCATTGGAATCCAAAACACCAAGCAACCATCAGAGATTTCATCTATTCCTTATCTGCTTCATCTCCTTATCCTTCTGTTGCTGACTGGTGGCGCACTGTCCGTCTTTACACGGACCAGACAGGATCAAACATCACTAGCAATATTGTCCTCTCAGGAGAGTTCTATGACTCAAGATACTCACATGGTGGTTATCTTAGTCGTTTAGCCATTCAATCTATCATCAAAACTGCAGTCACCTCACATCCAAGAGCATTACCTCTCAATGCTCACAATGGTCTCTACTTAGTACTAACCTCATCTGATGTCCAAGTTCAAGACTTCTGCAGAGCAGTCTGTGGATTCCACTACTTCACTTTCCCAAACATTGTTGGCGTGACTGTGCCCTATGCTTGGGTTGGTTATAGTGGAACTCAGTGTCCAGGAATGTGTGCCTACCCATTTGCCTGGCCAAAATATTCAGGCAAGCCACCACCAAGCACAAATGGAGGCAACAACATAATGAAGGCACCAAATGGAGATCCAGGTGCTGATGGAATGATCAGTGTGATTGCTCATGAGCTAGCAGAAGTGTCAAGCACAGTGTTGTCAAAAGCGTGCGAAGCGCACGCTTAAAGCGAGAAGCGATGCGGTGCGAAG
This genomic window from Tripterygium wilfordii isolate XIE 37 chromosome 9, ASM1340144v1, whole genome shotgun sequence contains:
- the LOC120005804 gene encoding protein EXORDIUM-like 7, whose protein sequence is MQKLYCQVLLLSFFYASSLALTWSQDKEFNQAKNYEGSSNLVDLQYHMGPVLSSTINLYIIWYGHWNPKHQATIRDFIYSLSASSPYPSVADWWRTVRLYTDQTGSNITSNIVLSGEFYDSRYSHGGYLSRLAIQSIIKTAVTSHPRALPLNAHNGLYLVLTSSDVQVQDFCRAVCGFHYFTFPNIVGVTVPYAWVGYSGTQCPGMCAYPFAWPKYSGKPPPSTNGGNNIMKAPNGDPGADGMISVIAHELAEVSSNPLVNAWYAGDDPTAPQEIADLCLGVYGSGAGGGYVGEVSRDPWGNGYNVNGIKRRRFLVQWVWDPVKRRCFGPNAMD